From Pseudoalteromonas rubra, one genomic window encodes:
- a CDS encoding ornithine carbamoyltransferase, which translates to MSSHFITGLELDKSQILKLLALASDIKQQPQEFAHALAGKSVVTLFEKPSLRTRLSFDIGINKLGGHAVYLDQQNGAMGSRESVQDFALNIATWADALVARVSSHHTLEVLAEYSDIPVVNSLCDLYHPCQALADFLTLQEVFGDVSQIKLAYLGEGNNVCQSLLLLAATLGADFVAVCPKGHSPDAQIVKQAEQIAAVNGASVLISDRIEAAAGANVLYTDTWVSMGSDTSLEQAKATFMPYQLNQTLLEQTGASTVLHCQPAHRGYEITSEVMDGPKARILQQAENRMHAQNALLLALMNKQIV; encoded by the coding sequence ATGTCGAGTCACTTTATTACTGGTCTGGAGTTGGATAAAAGCCAGATCCTAAAACTGCTTGCGCTTGCAAGTGACATCAAACAACAGCCGCAGGAATTTGCCCACGCACTGGCGGGTAAATCCGTGGTCACTTTATTTGAAAAGCCCAGCCTCAGAACCCGTTTGTCATTTGATATTGGGATCAACAAACTCGGAGGACACGCCGTTTATCTCGATCAGCAAAACGGTGCCATGGGCAGCCGTGAGTCTGTGCAGGATTTTGCATTGAATATCGCCACCTGGGCAGATGCACTGGTCGCTCGTGTTTCGTCTCACCACACTTTAGAGGTGCTGGCTGAATACTCTGATATCCCGGTGGTGAACAGTCTCTGTGATTTGTATCACCCTTGCCAGGCTCTGGCTGACTTTTTGACGTTACAGGAGGTGTTTGGCGATGTCAGCCAGATCAAGCTGGCCTACTTGGGTGAAGGCAATAATGTTTGCCAGTCATTATTATTGCTGGCCGCGACTCTGGGGGCCGATTTTGTTGCGGTTTGTCCCAAAGGACATTCTCCTGATGCCCAGATTGTTAAGCAGGCAGAGCAAATTGCGGCGGTAAACGGGGCATCGGTGCTGATCAGCGATCGTATCGAAGCAGCGGCAGGTGCCAATGTGTTGTACACAGATACCTGGGTGTCTATGGGGAGTGATACCTCACTGGAACAGGCGAAAGCGACCTTTATGCCGTATCAGCTCAATCAAACATTACTCGAACAGACCGGGGCCAGCACGGTACTGCATTGTCAGCCTGCTCACCGTGGCTATGAGATCACGTCAGAGGTGATGGACGGGCCTAAAGCACGGATCCTGCAACAGGCAGAAAACCGTATGCACGCACAAAATGCCCTGTTACTCGCGCTCATGAACAAACAGATCGTCTGA
- the argE gene encoding acetylornithine deacetylase, with translation MPLPDFKTMYSELIARPSVSALDPSLNQSNRAVIELLAHWCEQLGFSTEITELHSAPGKFNLLARKCPSGMAEQAGGLMLAGHTDTVPFDDSRWNFDPFQLSEKDNRLYGLGSIDMKGFFAFVLKALEELQEAQQSAPVMLLATADEEITMAGAQEVARHTNLKPARCIIGEPTDMVPVYTHKGHMSSAIRITGRSGHSSDPDRGLNAIEVMQQVITNLLQLKEDLKNKYSLSDFVIPYPTLNLGHIHGGDNANRICGCCELHIDLRPLPGLSITELQALLMRAVAPINERYPNSVSVIDLHDPIPAFHGTRDCALVKLAEKISGQQAVAVNYCTEAPFLQQLGCETIVMGPGSIAQAHQPDEYLAMEKIKPSQQILTELIRQQCFS, from the coding sequence ATGCCACTTCCCGACTTTAAAACCATGTACAGCGAGCTCATCGCTCGCCCCTCTGTCAGTGCGCTCGATCCCAGCCTTAATCAAAGTAACCGCGCAGTCATTGAGCTGCTAGCACATTGGTGTGAACAGCTGGGCTTTAGCACCGAAATCACAGAGCTACACAGCGCACCGGGTAAATTCAATCTGCTCGCCCGCAAGTGCCCGTCTGGTATGGCAGAGCAAGCAGGGGGCCTGATGCTGGCCGGACACACAGATACGGTGCCCTTTGACGACAGTCGCTGGAATTTTGACCCTTTCCAGCTCAGTGAAAAAGACAACCGCTTGTATGGCTTAGGCAGCATTGATATGAAAGGCTTTTTTGCTTTTGTGTTGAAAGCACTGGAGGAGCTGCAAGAAGCACAGCAAAGTGCCCCGGTGATGCTCCTGGCCACCGCCGATGAAGAGATCACCATGGCAGGTGCACAAGAAGTTGCGCGCCACACGAACCTCAAACCGGCACGCTGTATTATCGGTGAACCAACCGATATGGTGCCGGTTTATACGCACAAAGGACACATGTCTTCGGCCATTCGGATCACTGGCCGCTCTGGTCATAGCTCCGATCCGGACCGGGGTCTCAATGCCATTGAAGTCATGCAGCAAGTGATTACCAATCTGTTACAGCTAAAAGAAGATTTAAAGAATAAATATTCACTCTCTGATTTCGTCATTCCCTACCCGACCTTGAATTTAGGTCATATTCATGGGGGTGACAATGCCAACCGAATTTGCGGCTGTTGCGAGTTACATATCGACCTGCGGCCACTGCCCGGACTCAGCATTACCGAGCTACAGGCCTTGTTAATGCGGGCTGTTGCGCCCATCAATGAACGCTATCCAAACAGCGTATCTGTCATAGATCTGCACGATCCCATTCCCGCGTTTCATGGCACCCGGGATTGTGCACTGGTGAAACTGGCTGAAAAAATTTCAGGTCAGCAGGCCGTTGCCGTGAATTATTGTACAGAAGCACCCTTTTTACAGCAGCTTGGATGCGAGACCATTGTCATGGGACCAGGCTCCATTGCTCAGGCACATCAGCCAGATGAATATCTCGCGATGGAAAAAATCAAACCCAGTCAGCAAATTCTGACGGAGTTAATCCGCCAACAGTGCTTTAGCTAA
- a CDS encoding capsule assembly Wzi family protein, producing MKPSCFMLSGLALASASAFSSPWIDAGQSHLKHSIDLLVSTGVIQRPVNQYPLMWNGLVDDLAKADPNQLPEDAQFALQHVKHALEQAKQDTRSGLVTHYGDEQTMPAGFGQQTRSRSGISSYGQITGSNVSARVQVNYADNPQDGKHVNHHGSHLAVLLGDWAFSAERLDYWWGPGNENALLLSNNAAPMKALRISRANTNYSGPSFLSFIGPWQITAIAAKQRPQLAVDNEKDFWGIRVSAFPLPGLEVSYATTASDFVYRTDPLDETQDQQRLSSIDVKYAARIAGMPVAFYGEVSGDNDQGALPDNGAFTLGAETFWGTSDYRIKSYLEYSDTETDCQAQQASFQCHFATAGEGADYRERDRWLGAHMGPQATSISLGANYYGMGGYGGYAKIKRLEFDTLNIDRDLLQVGYQQGLFNGLLKLDLAHWRDKGATGSHNETSASVSWEYRF from the coding sequence ATGAAGCCTTCCTGTTTTATGTTAAGCGGCCTGGCACTTGCCTCAGCGTCTGCATTCTCTTCCCCCTGGATTGATGCCGGGCAAAGCCACCTTAAACACTCGATTGACCTGCTCGTCAGCACTGGCGTTATTCAACGTCCGGTTAACCAATACCCCTTGATGTGGAATGGCCTGGTAGACGATCTGGCCAAAGCCGACCCAAATCAGTTACCCGAAGACGCGCAGTTTGCGCTGCAACACGTAAAGCATGCTCTGGAACAGGCAAAGCAAGACACCCGCTCGGGCCTAGTCACACACTACGGTGATGAGCAAACAATGCCGGCAGGATTTGGTCAGCAAACCCGATCTCGTAGCGGGATTAGCAGTTATGGTCAGATCACAGGCAGTAATGTCAGTGCCCGGGTACAAGTTAACTACGCCGACAACCCGCAAGACGGTAAACATGTCAATCATCATGGCAGCCACCTGGCAGTGCTGCTGGGTGACTGGGCGTTTAGCGCTGAGCGACTTGATTATTGGTGGGGCCCTGGCAATGAAAACGCCTTGTTACTCTCTAACAACGCGGCACCGATGAAAGCACTCCGCATCAGCCGTGCTAATACCAATTACAGCGGCCCAAGCTTTTTATCTTTTATCGGTCCCTGGCAGATCACCGCTATCGCGGCAAAACAACGTCCGCAGTTGGCTGTCGACAACGAAAAAGATTTTTGGGGGATCAGAGTGTCAGCTTTTCCCTTACCGGGGCTGGAAGTCTCCTATGCCACCACAGCCAGTGATTTCGTATACCGAACAGACCCACTGGATGAAACTCAGGATCAACAGCGCCTGAGCAGCATTGATGTCAAATACGCCGCTCGCATCGCGGGCATGCCCGTTGCTTTTTATGGTGAAGTGAGTGGCGACAATGATCAGGGCGCGTTACCCGATAATGGCGCTTTCACCTTGGGAGCTGAAACCTTTTGGGGTACATCGGACTATCGCATAAAATCTTACCTTGAATACAGTGATACCGAAACGGATTGTCAGGCACAGCAAGCCAGTTTTCAGTGTCACTTTGCAACGGCAGGCGAAGGGGCTGATTACCGTGAACGCGATCGCTGGCTGGGAGCACATATGGGCCCACAGGCAACCTCCATTAGCTTAGGTGCAAACTACTACGGTATGGGCGGTTACGGCGGATATGCCAAGATAAAACGGCTAGAATTTGACACCCTCAATATCGACCGGGATTTGCTCCAGGTTGGCTATCAGCAAGGTCTGTTTAACGGCTTGCTAAAACTGGATCTGGCGCACTGGCGTGATAAAGGTGCCACAGGTTCGCACAACGAAACATCAGCATCCGTCAGCTGGGAGTATCGATTCTAA
- the coaD gene encoding pantetheine-phosphate adenylyltransferase, whose protein sequence is MQVTALYPGTFDPLTNGHADLIKRAAKMFDTVILAIAHNPNKKPCFTLDERVALAKEVLAEHDNVKVIGFTGLLVDLARQQQANVLIRGIRAVSDFDYEFQLANMNRRLFPELESVFLTPSEKNSFISSTLVKEVALHHGDVSEFVSPLVAQALEEKLHG, encoded by the coding sequence ATGCAAGTAACCGCTTTATATCCGGGCACCTTTGATCCGCTAACCAACGGACACGCCGATTTAATCAAACGCGCGGCCAAAATGTTCGACACTGTCATTTTAGCCATTGCACATAACCCAAACAAAAAACCCTGTTTTACGTTGGATGAACGTGTTGCTCTAGCAAAAGAGGTACTTGCGGAGCATGACAACGTTAAAGTCATTGGCTTTACCGGGCTGTTAGTCGACCTTGCCCGTCAGCAACAAGCCAATGTACTTATCCGCGGGATCAGAGCGGTTTCTGATTTTGATTATGAGTTTCAGCTGGCAAACATGAACCGTCGTTTGTTTCCTGAATTGGAAAGTGTGTTTCTGACGCCCTCTGAGAAAAACTCTTTTATCTCTTCCACTTTGGTCAAAGAAGTGGCTTTGCATCATGGTGATGTCAGTGAATTTGTCAGCCCATTGGTGGCTCAAGCTCTAGAGGAAAAGTTACACGGATGA
- the argB gene encoding acetylglutamate kinase codes for MTDKRTWVIKLGGAVLNSEHAAHDLFIALKSLAQQGGTDNFVVVHGGGALVDSWLSDAGFATAKHQGLRISPKAQMPYIVGALAGCANKQLMAQAITAGLMPVGISLYEAGLLTTQKLKALGQVGTCEAAHESLIPELLAGGRIPLVSSIGIGADGALFNVNADEAAAALAHQLGGELIFMTDVEAVLDGAGQPLAQLNSDQIEQLIAQKVIVGGMEVKVKTSLHAARHLRRGVYISSWQKPDNLLALIEGQHVGTHILP; via the coding sequence ATGACAGATAAAAGAACCTGGGTGATCAAACTCGGTGGTGCCGTGCTGAATTCCGAGCACGCCGCGCATGATTTATTTATCGCGCTGAAATCACTGGCTCAGCAAGGTGGCACAGATAACTTTGTAGTGGTTCATGGTGGTGGAGCATTAGTCGACAGCTGGCTCAGCGATGCCGGGTTTGCGACCGCTAAACATCAGGGGTTGCGGATCAGCCCCAAAGCGCAGATGCCATACATAGTCGGTGCACTTGCTGGGTGCGCAAACAAACAGTTGATGGCCCAGGCAATCACAGCGGGCCTGATGCCGGTTGGGATCAGTTTATACGAAGCCGGCCTGCTGACTACACAGAAACTCAAGGCGTTGGGGCAGGTTGGCACCTGTGAAGCAGCGCACGAAAGCCTGATCCCTGAGCTGCTGGCTGGCGGTAGAATTCCCTTAGTCAGTTCGATTGGCATTGGCGCAGACGGTGCGCTGTTTAATGTCAATGCGGATGAAGCAGCCGCAGCACTGGCACATCAGCTCGGTGGTGAGCTGATATTTATGACGGATGTTGAAGCTGTGCTGGACGGCGCAGGTCAGCCATTAGCGCAACTTAACAGTGACCAGATAGAACAACTGATAGCACAGAAGGTGATTGTGGGCGGGATGGAGGTCAAAGTTAAGACCAGTCTTCACGCTGCCCGACATTTACGACGTGGGGTGTATATCTCAAGCTGGCAGAAGCCAGATAACCTGCTTGCCCTGATTGAGGGGCAGCACGTCGGAACCCATATTCTACCTTAG
- a CDS encoding argininosuccinate synthase: MKNIKKVVLAYSGGLDTSAIVPWLKENYGCEVVAFVADVGQGDEELQGVEEKALASGASECHIVDLKAELVSEYIYPTLQSGAVYEGTYLLGTSMARPIIAKAQVEIARKVGADALSHGCTGKGNDQVRFESCFAALAPDLAVIAPWREWSLSSRESLLDYLAERNIPCAASATKIYSRDANAWHISHEGGELEDPWNQPSDQVWTWTASPEQAPNEAELVSVQIESGQVVAVNGQALTPYHCLLTLNEIAAKHGVGRIDIVENRLVGMKSRGCYETPGGTVMVAALQAIDELVLDKASRKWKETVANEFAHLVYDGRWFTPLKDSLLAAAQSLAQVATGEVVLKLYKGQVSAVQKRSVNSLYSEDFATFGEDDVYDQSHAEGFIRLFSLSSRIAALNKHKSVK, encoded by the coding sequence ATGAAAAACATTAAAAAAGTAGTGCTGGCTTATTCCGGTGGTCTGGATACTTCAGCGATTGTGCCTTGGTTGAAAGAAAACTATGGCTGTGAAGTAGTCGCGTTTGTGGCCGATGTGGGCCAGGGGGATGAGGAGCTTCAGGGCGTTGAAGAGAAAGCGCTGGCATCAGGCGCCAGCGAATGTCACATCGTTGATCTGAAAGCTGAACTGGTCAGCGAGTATATTTATCCTACTTTGCAAAGTGGTGCGGTGTACGAAGGCACCTATTTGCTGGGTACTTCTATGGCTCGTCCTATTATTGCTAAGGCACAGGTAGAGATTGCCCGCAAAGTGGGCGCGGATGCGCTGTCTCACGGCTGCACGGGCAAGGGCAATGATCAGGTGCGGTTTGAATCCTGTTTTGCTGCATTGGCACCGGATCTGGCAGTGATCGCGCCTTGGCGTGAGTGGTCTTTGTCTAGCCGTGAGTCTTTGCTGGATTATCTGGCTGAACGCAACATACCGTGCGCTGCTTCTGCAACTAAGATTTATAGCCGTGATGCCAATGCCTGGCATATTTCTCATGAGGGCGGCGAACTGGAAGATCCCTGGAATCAACCGAGCGATCAGGTCTGGACCTGGACGGCCTCGCCTGAGCAGGCCCCTAATGAAGCTGAGCTGGTGAGTGTGCAAATCGAGTCTGGGCAGGTGGTGGCGGTCAATGGTCAAGCCCTTACTCCCTATCACTGTTTGCTCACGCTCAATGAAATTGCCGCTAAACATGGCGTAGGGCGAATTGATATTGTCGAAAACCGCCTGGTGGGCATGAAGTCACGTGGTTGTTATGAAACGCCCGGAGGCACTGTGATGGTGGCTGCATTACAGGCCATTGATGAGCTGGTGTTGGACAAAGCGAGCCGAAAATGGAAAGAAACGGTCGCCAATGAGTTTGCTCATCTGGTGTATGACGGTCGCTGGTTTACGCCATTGAAAGATTCTTTGCTGGCTGCGGCGCAGTCTCTGGCTCAGGTCGCAACGGGTGAAGTAGTACTGAAACTCTACAAAGGGCAGGTCAGTGCAGTGCAAAAACGTTCTGTGAACAGCTTATACAGTGAGGACTTTGCGACCTTTGGAGAAGATGATGTTTATGATCAGTCTCATGCCGAAGGCTTTATTCGCCTGTTCTCTTTGTCCAGCCGTATTGCGGCACTGAACAAACACAAGTCGGTCAAGTAA
- a CDS encoding TetR/AcrR family transcriptional regulator, which produces MNTKEKIIRTSIALFNLHGERTITTNHIASNMGISPGNLYYHFKNKEDIIRNIFALYSEHLSTHFKPLAAHDEPVEQLTQYLDSLFELMWRYHFFYDNLNDILVRDDVLKKDYIAFQARLFEQVKAVVIGLREAEVIAISNEDANELAHMLKMVVSFWTPYVKARRMTGVLEQQDIYNGIVKVLMLFKPYATSLSRDKIQHLQQHYQTMADASLPSIA; this is translated from the coding sequence ATGAATACCAAGGAAAAAATTATTCGTACTAGTATCGCCTTGTTTAATTTACATGGCGAGCGAACAATCACCACCAACCACATCGCTTCTAATATGGGGATCAGTCCTGGTAATTTGTATTACCACTTTAAAAATAAAGAAGACATTATTCGTAATATTTTTGCGCTGTATAGTGAGCACCTGAGTACCCACTTTAAGCCATTGGCAGCCCATGATGAGCCTGTTGAGCAGTTAACTCAGTACCTTGACTCGCTGTTTGAGTTAATGTGGCGCTACCATTTCTTCTACGATAACCTCAATGATATTTTGGTGCGCGACGATGTCCTTAAAAAAGACTATATTGCGTTTCAGGCGCGATTGTTTGAGCAGGTAAAAGCGGTCGTGATTGGTCTGCGAGAGGCCGAAGTCATCGCGATCAGTAATGAAGATGCCAATGAGCTGGCTCACATGTTGAAAATGGTGGTGAGCTTTTGGACGCCCTATGTTAAAGCGCGCAGAATGACCGGAGTGCTGGAGCAGCAGGATATTTATAATGGTATTGTAAAGGTCCTGATGTTGTTTAAACCCTACGCGACCTCACTGAGCCGGGACAAAATTCAACACTTGCAGCAGCATTATCAGACAATGGCGGATGCATCTTTACCCAGCATAGCCTGA
- the argC gene encoding N-acetyl-gamma-glutamyl-phosphate reductase, whose protein sequence is MFNVAIVGASGYSGAELASLVARHPGLHLSGCYVSAQSLDKGKYLSELYPEHTGLLDVSLLPLTDETFADIADSDVDYVCLCTDHKVSVELAQTFLAMGKKVFDLSGAYRLKNSADYEQYYGFSHPYSQWLDKAQYGLVEWYGDAVSEAQLVAVPGCYPTAALNALKPLKQADLLSDDTIIINAVSGVTGAGRKASLTTHFCEVSLAPYGLFNHRHTPEIERYLAHPVLFTPHLGNFPRGILETIYVSLKPGVSDHQVAQAYQVLADEPLIRLKGAALPSIKGVANRAFVDIGWQQQGQQLIVTVAIDNLLKGAAGQALQCMNLASQYPHEQGLMG, encoded by the coding sequence ATGTTTAACGTAGCAATTGTTGGCGCCAGCGGATATAGCGGCGCAGAGTTGGCCAGTTTGGTGGCCCGTCATCCGGGTTTGCACCTCAGCGGCTGTTATGTGTCCGCACAGAGTTTAGATAAAGGGAAGTATCTGAGTGAGTTATACCCTGAGCACACAGGTTTACTTGATGTCTCCCTGCTCCCTTTGACGGATGAGACGTTTGCAGACATAGCCGACAGTGATGTCGACTATGTCTGCCTTTGTACCGATCACAAGGTAAGCGTTGAGCTTGCCCAGACTTTTCTTGCCATGGGTAAAAAGGTCTTCGACCTGTCCGGGGCTTACCGACTCAAAAATAGCGCAGACTACGAACAATATTATGGCTTTAGCCATCCGTATTCGCAGTGGCTGGACAAAGCACAGTATGGCCTGGTGGAATGGTACGGCGACGCAGTGAGTGAGGCACAGCTGGTGGCGGTGCCTGGTTGTTATCCTACCGCTGCATTAAATGCGCTGAAACCTCTTAAACAGGCCGATTTACTGAGCGATGACACCATTATTATTAATGCGGTCTCAGGCGTCACGGGTGCCGGGCGTAAAGCCAGCCTCACAACGCATTTTTGTGAAGTTTCTCTGGCGCCTTATGGGTTGTTCAATCACAGACATACGCCTGAAATTGAGCGCTATCTTGCGCATCCCGTGTTGTTTACACCACACCTGGGAAATTTCCCCCGTGGGATCCTCGAAACCATTTATGTCTCGCTCAAGCCGGGTGTATCTGACCATCAGGTGGCTCAGGCTTATCAGGTGCTGGCAGATGAGCCGCTGATCCGGCTTAAAGGTGCTGCCCTGCCTTCTATCAAAGGCGTGGCCAACCGGGCTTTTGTTGATATTGGCTGGCAGCAACAGGGCCAACAACTGATTGTCACAGTGGCCATTGATAATTTATTGAAAGGTGCGGCAGGACAGGCGCTGCAATGTATGAATCTGGCCAGTCAGTATCCGCATGAACAAGGGTTGATGGGGTAA
- the argH gene encoding argininosuccinate lyase encodes MALWGGRFSSGPDEAFKQFNDSLPFDYQLAEQDIVGSIAWAGALKQVQVLTGDEHAQLVAALQTLLEEASADPHAIATAGYEDIHSYVEARLIEKVGDLGKKLHTGRSRNDQVATDFRLWCRDSGYKILDALTMLKTAFVALAERELGTILPGYTHLQRAQPVLFSHWCMAYVEMLERDTSRLQDAITRLNECPLGSGALAGTAYAIDRERLAAELEFNCATRNSLDAVSDRDFVLELLSCASISMLHLSRLAEDMIFYNSGEAGFIDLGDNVTSGSSLMPQKKNPDALELIRGKTGRVFGAFSAMMMTLKALPLAYNKDMQEDKEGVFDAMPTWLAALHMAQSCIESVKVNADKTKQAAQGGHANATELADYLVAKGIPFREGHHIVGQLVQLALSEQKNLEDLSLAQFQSVCTHIEQDVYPVLQLDACIAARSAKGGTSVTQVSAAISSAKKKQQITVRDASLNDVEAIAGLIQYWAKVGENLPRAKSDMIHSINEFAVTEVDGKVTGCASLYIYDTGLAEIRSLGVDPTIPVKGQGQLLVSHLLAKAKRLALKRVIVLTRVPGFFDKQGFSGCNKDSLPEKVMKDCELCLRKNNCDEVAMEYMLQAAEPARIPCQFVA; translated from the coding sequence ATGGCATTGTGGGGTGGACGCTTTTCGTCTGGGCCGGATGAGGCCTTCAAACAATTTAATGATTCCTTGCCGTTCGATTATCAGCTGGCGGAGCAAGATATTGTTGGCTCGATTGCCTGGGCAGGGGCACTCAAACAGGTTCAGGTCCTGACAGGCGATGAGCATGCCCAACTGGTTGCGGCGTTGCAGACGTTACTCGAGGAAGCCAGTGCTGATCCGCATGCTATTGCTACAGCCGGGTATGAGGACATTCATTCTTATGTTGAGGCGCGGCTGATTGAAAAAGTCGGCGATCTGGGTAAAAAGTTGCACACGGGCCGTAGTCGTAATGATCAGGTGGCCACCGATTTTCGCTTATGGTGCCGTGACAGTGGTTACAAAATCCTGGACGCACTGACGATGTTAAAAACGGCTTTCGTTGCATTGGCAGAGCGTGAGCTGGGTACTATTTTACCTGGTTATACCCACTTGCAGCGGGCACAACCTGTGCTGTTCAGTCACTGGTGCATGGCCTATGTGGAAATGCTGGAGCGCGATACGTCGCGCCTGCAAGATGCCATAACACGGTTGAATGAATGTCCACTTGGCAGCGGGGCGCTGGCAGGCACAGCCTATGCCATCGACAGAGAACGACTGGCTGCTGAGTTGGAGTTCAACTGTGCCACCCGCAATAGCTTAGATGCCGTGTCAGACAGGGACTTTGTCCTGGAGCTGTTGAGTTGTGCCTCGATCTCTATGCTGCACCTGTCACGTCTGGCCGAGGATATGATTTTTTATAATTCCGGCGAGGCGGGCTTTATTGACCTCGGTGACAATGTGACATCCGGCTCCTCGTTAATGCCGCAGAAGAAAAACCCTGATGCGTTAGAGCTTATCCGGGGCAAAACGGGGCGTGTGTTCGGGGCCTTCAGCGCTATGATGATGACGTTGAAAGCCTTGCCACTGGCTTATAACAAGGATATGCAGGAAGACAAAGAAGGGGTGTTTGACGCCATGCCAACCTGGCTGGCGGCACTGCATATGGCGCAGTCTTGTATTGAAAGTGTGAAAGTGAACGCTGATAAAACCAAACAGGCGGCACAGGGAGGACATGCTAATGCCACAGAGCTGGCCGACTATCTGGTTGCGAAAGGGATCCCGTTCCGCGAAGGTCATCATATCGTGGGGCAACTGGTCCAGCTGGCGCTGAGTGAACAAAAAAACCTTGAAGATCTTAGTCTGGCACAATTTCAGTCTGTGTGTACGCACATTGAGCAGGATGTATATCCGGTATTGCAACTCGATGCCTGTATTGCAGCGCGCAGCGCGAAAGGGGGGACGTCAGTCACTCAGGTTTCTGCGGCTATCAGCTCAGCGAAAAAAAAACAGCAAATCACGGTACGTGATGCCTCTTTGAATGATGTAGAGGCCATCGCGGGGTTGATCCAGTACTGGGCTAAAGTAGGCGAAAACCTGCCTCGTGCCAAAAGCGATATGATCCACAGTATCAATGAATTTGCTGTGACTGAAGTCGATGGCAAGGTCACCGGCTGCGCATCGCTTTATATTTACGATACGGGGTTGGCTGAGATCCGCTCCCTGGGCGTCGATCCGACGATCCCTGTGAAAGGCCAGGGGCAGCTGCTTGTATCGCACCTGCTGGCCAAAGCCAAACGCCTGGCGTTAAAGCGGGTGATTGTACTGACCCGGGTGCCAGGTTTTTTTGACAAGCAAGGATTCAGTGGATGTAATAAAGACAGCCTGCCCGAAAAAGTCATGAAAGACTGTGAACTGTGCTTGCGCAAAAACAACTGCGATGAAGTCGCCATGGAATACATGTTACAGGCTGCGGAACCTGCACGCATACCTTGTCAGTTTGTGGCCTGA